The nucleotide window CTTCCCGGATATTCATTTTGAGAAAGAGTTGATGCAAGGTCTTTTTTTTCCATTTTGTTCTCCTTTATAAAGCTCCGGCGGCATTCATACGTTTTCAAATGTTTTTGATTGCGTCTTCCGGCAGTTTTTCCGGATTATATCATAGTTGTTGGCGTTTTTCTATTATTCGGGGTATAATAATTGTATGGCAGATACAACAGTAGTTAACGCAAGTCCCCTGGGCCAGCATCTTGAAAGGATTGCAGAAAGCCAGCAGGTTTCGTATTTGGTATTCAACAAGAAACGCATAACCCTTGTTGCAAAGATTACAATCGGCAGAGAAACGGACAATACCATTGTCATTGACAATAAACTTGCCAGCCGTCATCACTGTATGATTCAGAAAATACGTGATGCTTATTTCCTGAAAGATGAAAACTCAACAAACGGAACATTTCTGAATGGAAGACGCATTCCTCCTGATAAGTATGTACGTTTGAATCCCGGTGATAAGATTACAGTGGGATCTTCTAACCTTATAATGGGCTGATTTTTTTTGATGAATCAAAACAGTTTATTAAAAAAAATTGAGGATTATGTCTCTCTTGATAAACTTCCTGATGACCGGACTGCTATGGAAGAACTGGATGAGGCGGTTTCTGTTTTAGAAAACGAAACTGCTTTTTACCGGCCTGTAAAGCGGAACGGAAAATGCGGAGCCCTTCTGGATTTTACGAAAAATACTCTTCCTGTAATTCTTGTTCCTGATCTTCACGGACGGAAAGATTTTCTTCTTAATCTGCTGAAACTGGATGTTTCCTCATTAAAAAAAACAGGAGCCTTTGACGGTACTGCATTCAGTTCAGCCGGCTGTCGTGTGGCAGATCTTCTTGCAGAAAAAGAAATAATAGTTGTATGCGTTGGTGACGGCATTCATTCAGAAAAGCGCGGAAGAATGAGGTGGATGCAGGCTTATGAAGACTGGAAATGCAGCGCTGCGGCAGGTCCGTCGATGCAGGAAGAAATGAAAGAAAATATTGCCACCATGCGTGCCGTTATGGAACTAAAAAAAATCTTTCCTGAAAACTTTCATTTTCTTAAGGGAAATCACGAAAACATTCTTAATTCATCAGAAAACGGAAATCTTCCCTTTTACAAATATGCAAACGAAGGCCAGATGACCTGTGATTTCATACGGCAGGTGTATGGTGATGCAGTTTTATATCTGATCAGCCTTTGGGAAAAAAATCTTCCGCTGTGCTGTGCTTTTAAGGATTTTTGTGTTTCTCATGCAGAGCCCGGAAAATTCTATACCAGAAAAAAAATAATAGAAGGCAGCGGAGAAGTGGTGCATTCCTTTACCTGGACGGATAATGATGCAGCTGATGAGGGATGCGTTCAGAAACTCTTTAAGGAACTTACGGGACTTGATAAAGAAAAAGCCCTCTGGTTTGGAGGACACAGACCTGTAAGAGATAAATTTTATTTAAGGCAGAACGGTTCTTATGTTCAG belongs to Treponema rectale and includes:
- a CDS encoding FHA domain-containing protein, with translation MADTTVVNASPLGQHLERIAESQQVSYLVFNKKRITLVAKITIGRETDNTIVIDNKLASRHHCMIQKIRDAYFLKDENSTNGTFLNGRRIPPDKYVRLNPGDKITVGSSNLIMG
- a CDS encoding metallophosphoesterase is translated as MNQNSLLKKIEDYVSLDKLPDDRTAMEELDEAVSVLENETAFYRPVKRNGKCGALLDFTKNTLPVILVPDLHGRKDFLLNLLKLDVSSLKKTGAFDGTAFSSAGCRVADLLAEKEIIVVCVGDGIHSEKRGRMRWMQAYEDWKCSAAAGPSMQEEMKENIATMRAVMELKKIFPENFHFLKGNHENILNSSENGNLPFYKYANEGQMTCDFIRQVYGDAVLYLISLWEKNLPLCCAFKDFCVSHAEPGKFYTRKKIIEGSGEVVHSFTWTDNDAADEGCVQKLFKELTGLDKEKALWFGGHRPVRDKFYLRQNGSYVQFHNPEKMNVAVVGRASDFDPEKSIISVI